Proteins encoded within one genomic window of Bradyrhizobium sp. CB1717:
- a CDS encoding shikimate dehydrogenase: MIPAPSGATRLHVIVGDPIAQVRSPAGVSAAFAARGHDGILVPVQAAPGDLADFLSVATRLKNLDGIVVTIPHKFACYQACTSATARAHFLRTVNLMRRRPDGAWHGDMVDGLGFVGAARAKGINPAGMRALLVGAGGAGSAIALELVEAGVSELEIHDSLTERRDALIGRLNGLGKAPVRAGTLDPAGFDFVANATPAGMKDGDPLPVDVARLAPSAYCGCVITKPEVSPFIAAARKLGCVTGTGTDMYQQHQSIMVDFLLGTDEA, encoded by the coding sequence ATGATCCCGGCACCTTCAGGTGCCACGCGGCTCCACGTCATCGTCGGCGATCCCATCGCGCAGGTGCGCTCGCCCGCGGGCGTGTCGGCCGCCTTTGCCGCGCGCGGGCACGACGGCATTCTCGTGCCGGTTCAGGCGGCGCCAGGGGATTTGGCCGATTTCCTCTCGGTGGCAACGCGGCTGAAGAACCTCGACGGCATCGTCGTGACCATCCCGCACAAATTCGCCTGTTACCAGGCCTGCACGAGCGCGACGGCGCGCGCGCATTTCCTGCGGACCGTGAACCTGATGCGCCGCCGTCCCGACGGCGCATGGCATGGCGACATGGTGGACGGCCTCGGCTTCGTCGGGGCGGCGCGGGCTAAGGGGATCAACCCTGCGGGCATGAGGGCGCTGCTTGTCGGCGCGGGCGGTGCGGGCTCGGCGATCGCGCTCGAGCTGGTCGAGGCCGGGGTGAGCGAACTGGAGATTCATGACAGCCTGACTGAGCGCCGCGACGCCCTGATCGGCCGGCTCAACGGCCTCGGCAAGGCGCCCGTGCGGGCCGGCACCTTGGACCCCGCAGGCTTCGATTTTGTCGCCAATGCGACGCCCGCAGGGATGAAGGATGGCGATCCGCTCCCGGTCGATGTGGCGCGGCTTGCGCCATCCGCCTATTGCGGCTGCGTCATCACCAAGCCCGAGGTCTCGCCGTTCATCGCAGCCGCCCGCAAGCTCGGCTGTGTCACGGGGACCGGCACGGACATGTACCAGCAGCACCAGAGCATCATGGTGGATTTCCTGCTGGGAACGGACGAGGCGTGA
- a CDS encoding NAD(P)/FAD-dependent oxidoreductase, translated as MSAERHKTGTAGASTVDISALRARYRDERDRRLRAEGKAQYVEATGEFGRYLDDPWADPGLAREPVSEQTEVLIVGGGFGGLLCGARLREAGIADFRIVEKAADFGGTWYWNRYPGAACDTESYIYLPLLEETGYMPVRKYARAPEIYEHSRRIGRHFSLYERALFQTVISRMTWQEQEARWLVETDRGDQIHARFVILAGGPLSRPKLPGIPGIETFRGHSFHTSRWDYAYTGGTAEGDLTGLAGKRVGIIGTGATAVQCVPHLGRSAKELYVFQRTPSAIGVRDDRPTDQAWAQNLKPGWQRERMDNFTAVISGEPFEQDLVQDGWTGLLGEILLAPRRQPQPVTSMEEALKVIEQADYRKMEEIRARVDTVVKDEAAAAALKPWYKAFCKRPCFHDEYLDTFNQPNVHLVDTKGQGVERITENAVVVDGKAYELDCLIYASGFEVGTDYARRMGFEVYGRDGTSLSERWRDGVKTMHGFYSRGFPNCFLIVTVQAGQSANFPHIIDEQSQHIAYVIDQACKRGARTLEPTLAAENAWVEEVVKAAIGRQTYLAECTPGYYNNEGVFDPIAARNSQYWRGPVAFLRMLDRWRKEGNLDGLELTYGTAAEVRA; from the coding sequence ATGTCAGCGGAAAGACACAAGACCGGGACAGCCGGCGCATCTACGGTCGATATTTCCGCACTCCGCGCGCGCTATCGCGACGAGCGCGACCGCCGTCTGCGCGCCGAGGGCAAAGCCCAGTACGTCGAGGCCACCGGCGAATTCGGCCGCTATCTCGACGATCCCTGGGCCGATCCGGGCTTGGCGCGCGAGCCCGTCAGCGAACAGACCGAGGTGTTGATCGTCGGTGGCGGCTTTGGCGGCCTGCTCTGTGGCGCGCGCCTGCGCGAAGCAGGCATCGCGGATTTTCGTATCGTGGAAAAGGCCGCCGATTTCGGCGGCACCTGGTACTGGAATCGCTATCCTGGAGCTGCCTGCGACACCGAAAGCTACATCTACCTGCCGCTCTTGGAAGAGACCGGCTACATGCCGGTGCGCAAATATGCGCGGGCGCCCGAGATCTACGAGCACTCGCGCCGCATCGGCCGGCACTTCTCGCTCTATGAGCGCGCGCTGTTTCAGACCGTGATCTCGCGCATGACCTGGCAGGAGCAGGAGGCGCGGTGGCTGGTCGAGACCGATCGCGGCGACCAGATCCACGCGCGCTTCGTCATCCTGGCCGGGGGCCCGCTGAGCCGCCCGAAGCTGCCGGGCATTCCCGGCATCGAGACGTTCAGGGGGCACAGCTTCCACACCAGCCGCTGGGATTACGCCTACACCGGCGGCACCGCCGAGGGTGATCTCACGGGCCTTGCCGGCAAGCGCGTCGGCATCATCGGCACCGGCGCCACCGCCGTGCAATGCGTGCCGCATCTCGGCCGCTCCGCGAAGGAGCTCTATGTCTTCCAGCGCACGCCATCGGCGATCGGCGTGCGCGACGACCGTCCGACGGATCAGGCCTGGGCGCAAAACCTCAAGCCCGGCTGGCAGCGCGAGCGCATGGACAATTTCACCGCGGTGATCTCGGGCGAGCCGTTCGAGCAGGATCTGGTGCAGGACGGCTGGACCGGTCTCCTCGGCGAGATCCTGCTGGCCCCGCGCCGGCAACCGCAGCCGGTGACCTCGATGGAGGAGGCGCTGAAGGTGATCGAGCAGGCCGACTACCGCAAGATGGAAGAGATCCGCGCTCGCGTCGATACCGTGGTGAAGGACGAAGCAGCCGCGGCCGCGCTGAAACCCTGGTACAAGGCGTTCTGCAAGCGGCCGTGCTTCCACGACGAATATCTCGACACGTTTAATCAACCCAACGTGCATCTCGTCGACACCAAAGGGCAGGGCGTCGAGCGCATCACGGAGAATGCCGTCGTCGTCGACGGCAAGGCCTATGAGCTCGACTGCCTGATCTATGCCAGCGGCTTCGAGGTCGGCACCGATTACGCGCGCCGCATGGGTTTTGAGGTCTACGGCCGCGACGGCACCAGCTTGTCCGAGCGCTGGCGCGACGGCGTCAAGACGATGCACGGCTTCTACAGCCGCGGTTTTCCGAACTGCTTCCTGATCGTCACGGTGCAGGCCGGCCAGAGCGCCAACTTCCCGCACATCATCGACGAGCAGTCGCAGCACATCGCCTATGTCATCGATCAGGCGTGCAAGCGCGGAGCCAGGACGCTGGAGCCGACGCTCGCCGCCGAGAACGCCTGGGTCGAGGAAGTGGTCAAGGCCGCGATCGGCCGCCAGACCTATCTCGCCGAATGCACGCCCGGCTATTACAACAACGAGGGCGTGTTCGATCCCATCGCCGCCAGAAACAGCCAATACTGGCGCGGGCCGGTGGCGTTCCTGCGGATGCTCGACAGATGGCGCAAGGAGGGCAATCTGGACGGACTGGAATTGACTTACGGGACCGCCGCGGAGGTCCGGGCTTGA